The nucleotide window CGAGCCATCTGCTCGAAGTGCAGTTCGAACTGCCGGAAGGCTTCTCCGGGCAGGGCGTCGCCGAAGTCCCCGGTCTCGTGATGAAGACCACCGAGGAAGCCCGCGGCGATGCGCTGATCGGCGCCTCGGTCAAGGTCGCCGACGGCTATTTCTGGGTGGCGCTGTCGAACCTGCCGGATGAGCAGGAGCGGAACCTGACCCTGCTGCGCGACCGCGGCTGGATCGATATCCCGATGCTCTACGAGAACGGCAAGCGTGCCATCCTGACGCTGGAAAAGGGCACGCCGGGCACCCGCGCGGTGCAGCAGGCAACGGACGCCTGGCGCGCCGGCTGACGCGCAAGCAGCGCGCTGCAGACAAAGAGAAAGGGCCGGAGCGGCGATCCCGCTCCGGCCCTTTTTTCATGTCATGACGGGGCGCTGCTCGGCGCCGCCGGATCAGAACTGCAGCGGCTTTGCCTGCTTCACATGCGGCAGCGCCACGATCTTCGCCAGCACCGCCTCCGGCACCTCGCCATCCACCTCGACCAGGCAGATCGCATCCTCGCCCGGCGCCGTGCGGCCGAGGTTGAAGGTGGCGATGTTGACGCCCGCCTCGCCCAGCAGGGTGCCGAGCTGGCCGATGAAGCCGGGCTTGTCCTCATTGGTGACGTAGAGCATGTGGGGGCCGAGTTCGGCCTCCATGTTGATGCCCTTCACCTGGATGATGCGCGGCTTGCTGTCGGAAAAGACCGTGCCGGCAACGGAGCGTTCCTGGCGCTCGGTCTTCACGGTCAGGCGGATGTAGTTCTCGTAGGCGCCGGCCTGGGCGCGCCGCACCTCCTCCACCAGGATGCCGCGCTCGCGCGCCATCACCGGGGCCGAGACCATGTTGACGGTCTGCAGCAGCGGCTGCAGCACGCCGGTCAACGCTGCCGCCGTCAGCGCCTTGATGTTCATCTCGGCGACATCGCCCTCGTATTCGAGGCGAATGCTGCTGAGGCCGGTCTCGGTCAGCTGGCCGGCAAAGGAGCCGAGCAGTTCCGCCAGCTTGACGAAGGGCGTCAGGCGGGGCGCTTCCTCGGCCGTGATCGAGGGCATGTTGAGCGCGTTGGAGACCGCACCCTTCATGAGATAGTCCGACATCTGCTCGGCGACCTGCAGGGCGACATTCTCCTGCGCCTCGGTGGTCGAGGCGCCCAGATGCGGCGTGCAGACCAGGTTCGGCGCGCCGAACAGGACGTTTTCCGTCGCCGGCTCGTCGACGAACACGTCGACGCCGGCCCCGCCGACCTTGCCGCTCTCGAGCGCGGCACGCAGCGCCGCCTCGTCGACCAGCCCGCCGCGGGCGCAGTTGATGAGGATGACGCCTTCGCGCATCTTGGCGATCGCTGCCGCGTCGATGATGTTGCGCGTCTTCTCGGTCAAGGGCGTGTGCAGCGAGATCACGTCGGCGCGCGCCAGCAGCGTGTCGAGATCCACCTTCTCCACGCCGAGATCGATGGCACGCTCGTCGGACAGGAACGGATCGAAGGCCACCACCCGCATCTTCAGCCCGATGGCGCGATCGGCGACGATGGAGCCGATATTGCCGCAGCCGATCAGGCCGAAGGTCTTGGAGGTGATCTCCGCGCCCATGAAGCGGGATTTCTCCCACTTACCGGCCTGGGTGGACGTATCGGCGGCAGGGATCTGGCGGGCGACGGCGAACATCATCGCGATGGCGTGCTCGGCCGTGGTGATGGAATTGCCGAAGGGCGTGTTCATCACGATGACGCCCTTGGCGGAGGCCGCCGGAATGTCGACATTGTCGACGCCGATGCCGGCACGGCCGACAACCTTGAGCCGGTCGGCGGCTTCGAGCAGCTTCGCCGTTACCTTGGTGGCGGAGCGGATCGCGAGGCCGTCATACTCGCCGATGGCGGCGAGAAGCGCGTCCTTGTCCTTGCCCAGATCGGGGCGGTAGTCGACCTCGACGCCGCGCGAGCGGAAAATCTCGACTGCCGCCTCGGACAGCTTGTCGGAAATCAGAACCCTGGGGGCCATTGGCTAGTCTCCCTGGCTTGCCGACCGGCGGCCCCTTGCAAGTCTGCTTGCAAGGGAACCGCGATCGGTCATGTCTGTCTGTCGTGTGGGAAAGAGGCTCAGGCGGCCTTGCCGGGCGCCTGCAGCTGGCGCTCGAACGCCCAGTCGAGCCAGGGCAGCAGCGCCTCGACATCGGACTGCTCGACCGTGGCACCGCACCAGATGCGGAAACCCGAAGGAGCATCGCGATAGGCACCGATGTCATAGGCAACGCCGGCCGCATCGAGAGCCGTGGCCATCGCCTTGGCAAAGGCGGCCTGCAGCTCGGCATCGAGCCCGGTCACGCGCGGATCGACGATCCGCAGGCAGACGGACGTGTTGGAGCGGGTCGCCGGGTCGCTCGCCAGGAAGTCGACCCAGTCGGTGCACGCCACCCAGTCGGCGACCGCGCCGGCATTGCCGTCCGCCCGGGCGATCAGCGCCTTGAGGCCGCCGATCTCCTTCGCCCATTTCAGCGCGTCGATATAGTCCTCGACGCAGAGCATGGACGGGGTGTTGATGGTCTCGCCCTTGAAGATGCCCTCGATCAGCTTGCCGCCCTTGGTCATGCGGAAGACCTTCGGCATCGGCCAGGCGGGAGTGTAGCTCTCCAGCCGCTCGACGGCGCGAGGGCTCAGGATGAGCATGCCGTGCGCAGCCTCGCCGCCCAGCGCCTTCTGCCAGGAGAAGGTGACGACATCGAGCTTGGCGAAATCCAGCGGCTGCGCAAAGGCGGCCGAGGTCGCATCGCAGATCGTCAGGCCTTCGCGGTCGGCCGGGATCCAGTCGGCATCCGGCACGCGCACGCCGGAGGTGGTGCCGTTCCAGGTGAAGACCACGTCGCGCGTGAAATCGACGGTCGACAGGTCGGGCAGCTCGCCATAGGGCGCCTCGATGGTCCGCGTGTCGGCGAGGCGCAGCTGCTTGACCGCATCGCTCACCCAGCCGGAGCCGAAGCTTTCCCAGGCCAGCAGATCGACGCCGCGCGGACCGAGCAGCGACCACATGGCCATCTCGACGGCACCGGTGTCGGAGGCCGGAACGATGCCGATCCGGTAATCCGCCGGCACCTGGAGAACCTCACGGGTCAGTTCGATCGCCTCGGCGAGCTTGACCTTGCCCGGCTTGGCGCGGTGGGAGCGGCCCAAAGGCGCGTCGGACAGCGCCGCGGCCGACCAGCCGGGACGTTTTGCGCAAGGACCAGAGGAAAAACGGGGATTTTCCGGCCGAACGGCCGGTTCTGCATGCTGCGTCATCTGACTACCCTTTCAGATAGGTGCTCCTCGTTGGGGAGGAGTGTCCCGTCGACCGAGATATCCGAAGGGCGGGTCGCCTGCAAGCGGTCAAAAATGACGGAGGGGGACGGTGCGTCCTGCAAACCGGGCAGACAAACGAAAGGGACCGAGCGTAACGCTCGGCCCCTTGCAGTCTCGGCAAAACCGGTGCGGCACGAAGCCGCGCGGGGTTTGCTCAGTATTTCGCCATGATCGGCTCCGGCAGGAAGGCCGGGCCCGAATTGAACGTGTAGCGCATGCCGACGCGGAACTCGTGCGCAGCCAGATCCTCGTAGCGGATCTTGTAGGACGGGTTGGCGCCGCCCGTGCTGAAGCTCTTGCTGTAGGCATTGCCGATGTTCAGGTAACGATAACCCGCATCGATGGCCCAGTTCTGGCTCAGCTCGTAGGAACCACCGGCCATCAGGGCCCAGGAGAAGTTCCAGCTGCTGTCGCCCGGATAGGAGCCGGAGGTGCCGTTCGGATTGACGAACTTCACGTCCTTCGCGGTCACGTAGGACGTACCGATACCGGCGCCGACATAGGGCGTGAAGCCGGCCCAGGTGCCGAGGTCGATGTAACCGTTGACAAGGAAGGTCAGCACGTCGATGTCGGCCGTCTCCGTGGAGAAGCCGCCCACGCCGGGGCCGCCGCACGGTGCAGGGCACGGCGCGTAGCCCGTGACCTTGGCCGGGAATTCGTAGTCAACCGTCACGTCGGCACGCAGATAGTCGCTGAACTTGTAGCCGACGCCGACGCCGATCATGCCGGTGCGGTCCATCTTCTCGTTGGCGAAGTTGGACGGCCCGTAGGCGACGCTCGGCGCCTGGTAGACCTTGTAGCCGATGTCGCCACGCAGATACCAACCGCCCGTCACAACCGGCACTTCGGGAACGTGCTCGATCACCGGGATCGGCATGTCCGCTGCATGGACGGCTGACGAGACGATTATCGCGACGCCAGCCAGGCACATTTTCTTGATATGGCTGCTCATGTCTCGGTCCTCGTAAGGTGCGTCCGAACAGTCATCCTTTGCCGGTCGCGCACGTGAAACACGAGGCTAGATTTGCCGAAAATGCTTAAGGCTGGCTTAACCGTAAAATTTAACCGTGATTTTTTACCTTAATGAATAGTAAACGAAAACGAATACACGTTGCGATCGGCAACAGTTCTCCCCCGATCTTTGCAAATGATTAACCATGTGCAAGAGGCCGCCGCCCGGCTGGGCAGCGGCCTCCGCATTGCAGAAGGTTCGGGGGGCCGGCTCAGGCGGCGGCGCGGGCCACGGCCTCGGCGATCCGGTCGACCACGCCGGTGAGCACATCCTCGTTGTCCGCCTCGCCCATCACGCGGATGAGCGGCTCGGTGCCCGAGGCACGGATCAGCAGGCGCCCGCTGTTGCCGAGGGTCTTGCGGCCGTCCTCGATCGCCGCCTGTACGCTGGGATCGTCCAGCGGCGTCGCGCCGGAATAGCGGACGTTGCGCAGGATCTGCGGCACCGGATCGAAGCGGCGGCAGACCTCGGACACGGGACGGCCGAGCTTGGACACGCAGGCCAGCACCTGCAGCGCCGCGACGAGACCGTCGCCGGTGGTGGCGAAGTCGGACAGGACGATGTGGCCCGACTGTTCGCCGCCGACATTGTAGCCGTGCTGGCGCATGTGCTCGACCACGTAGCGGTCGCCGACCTTGGTGCGGGCAAGCGTCAGGCCGAGGCCGCCGAGATAACGCTCCAGGCCGAGATTGGACATCACGGTGGCGACGATGCCGGAGGCCGCCAGACGGCCGTCCTCCAGCCAGGACTGGGCAACGACGGCCATCAGCTGGTCGCCATCGACCACCTTGCCGTTCTCGTCGACGATGATGACCCGGTCCGCATCGCCATCGAGCGCGATGCCGATATCCGCCCTCACTTCGTGCACCTTGCGGCACAGGGCATCGGTGTCGGTGGAGCCGCATTTCAGGTTGATGTTGTAGCCGTCCGGATCGACGCCGATGGCGATCACCTCCGCGCCGAGCTCCCACAGGACCTCCGGGGCGACCTTGTAGGCCGCGCCATTGGCGCAATCGACGACGATCCTCAGGCCCGCCAGGCTCATCTCGCGCGGCAGGGTGCGCTTGGCGAATTCCACATAGCGGTCGCGCATGCCGTCGATGCGCTTGGCCCGGCCGAGCTCGGACGGCGAGGCCAGTTGCCGCGACAGGTCCTGCTCGATCAGCCGCTCGATCTCGCTCTCCACCTCGTCCGAAAGCTTGTAGCCGTCGGGTCCGAAGAACTTGATGCCGTTGTCCTGATAGGGATTGTGCGAGGCCGAGATCATCACGCCGAGATCGGCGCGCACGGAGCGCGTCAGCATGGCGACGGCGGGCGTCGGCATCGGTCCCAGCAGCAGCACGTCGAGACCGACGGCGGTGAAACCGGCAACCAGGGCGTTCTCGATCATGTAGCCGGACAGGCGCGTATCCTTGCCGATCACCACCCGGTGGCGGTGGACCCCGTTACGGAAGGAGAGGCCCGCAGCCATGCCCACCTTGAGAGCGATATCCGGCGTCATCGGCGCACGGTTGGCCGTGCCGCGAATGCCGTCGGTTCCGAAATACTTGCGCGTCATGTCGACCCTGTCTTCTGCCGCGGGAGGCCTGCCGAACCGGCACCCATGCAACTGCACTGCGGACAAGATCCGATCCGGCAGCCGCGCCCGGCGCTTTTGCCGGTCCCGCTTCTCGCGCGCCGGAAGACAGTTCTGCCTCGCCGACGGCCTCTCCATGTAGCACCAAGCTGCCACAAAGGAGTTCAAAATTTGTTTTCGTTCGTTACAGGCAGGGCCCCCGGCGCCCGGCACGAAAACGGCCCGGCAGTCGCCTGCCGGGCCGTTTGTTTCACAAGCTGCCGATGCCCTCAGCCCTGCGGCTGGGGCTCCATGCCGCCGGTCGGGGCATCGCCCTCGCCGCGGCGCTTGGCGCCGGTCTTCGGCACTGCCGAGGCCCGCGCAGTCGGATGGTCGTCGTCGGTCTCGCGCACCGGCGGCTTGCCGTCGAGCAGGTCGCGGATCTCGTCGCCCGACAGCGTCTCGTATTCGAGCAAGCCGTTGGCGATGATGTGGAGCTGTTCCTCATGCTCCGACAGGACGCGCTTGGCGGTCTCGTAGCCGGTGTTGACGAAGGACTTGATCTCCGCATCGACGATCCGCTGGGTGTCTTCCGACACGTGCTGGCTCTTGGCGACGGAGTGGCCAAGGAAGACCTCTTCCTGATTCTCGCCATAGAGCAGCGGGCCGAGCTTGTCGGACATGCCGAACTGGGTCGCCATGGCCCGCGCCAGACGGGTCGCCATCTGGATGTCGCCCGAGGCGCCCGAGGTCACCTTCTCGTAGCCGAAGATCATCTCCTCGGCGACGCGGCCGCCCATCGCCACCGCAAGGTCGGCCTTGCACTTGGCGCGGGTAAGCGAGACCTGGTCCTTCTCCGGCAGGCGCATGACCATGCCGAGCGCGCGTCCGCGCGGAATGATCGTCGCCTTGTGGATCGGATCGGATGCCGGCATGTGCAGCGCCACCAGCGCGTGACCGGCCTCGTGATAGGCGGTGAGCTTCTTCTCTTCCTCGGTCATGACCAGCGTGCGGCGCTCCGCACCCATCATCACCTTGTCCTTGGCGTCCTCGAACTCGGCCATGGTGACGAGCCGCTTGCCGCGGCGAGCCGCCAGCAGCGCGGCCTCGTTGACCAGGTTCATCAGGTCGGCGCCGGAAAAGCCCGGCGTACCGCGCGCCAGCGTGCGGACATTGACGTCCGGCGCCAGCGGCACCTTGCGCATGTGGACCTTGAGGATCTTCTCGCGGCCCGTGACGTCCGGGTTCGGCACGACGATCTGCCGGTCGAAACGGCCAGGCCGCAGCAGCGCCGGGTCGAGCACGTCCGGACGGTTGGTCGCGGCGATGATGATGACGCCTTCGTTCGGCTCGAAACCGTCCATCTCCACGAGCAGCTGGTTCAGCGTCTGCTCGCGCTCGTCGTTGCCGCCGCCAAGGCCGGCACCGCGATGGCGGCCGACCGCGTCGATCTCGTCGATGAAGATGATGCAGGGCGCGTTCTTCTTGGCCTGCTCGAACATGTCGCGGACGCGGCTGGCGCCGACACCGACGAACATCTCGACGAAGTCGGAGCCCGAGATGGTGAAGAACGGAACGTTCGCCTCGCCGGCGACGGCACGCGCGGTCAGCGTCTTGCCGGTGCCCGGGGGACCGACCAGCAGCACGCCGCGCGGAATGCGGCCGCCCAGGCGCTGGAACTTCTGCGGATCGCGAAGGAACTCGACGATCTCCTGCAGGTCTTCCTTGGCCTCGTCGATGCCGGCAACGTCCTCGAAGGTGACGCGGCCATGCGCCTCGGTCAGCAGCTTGGCCTTGGACTTGCCGAAGCCCATCGCCTTGCCGCCCGAGCCCTGCATCTGACGCATCACGAAGATCCAGATGCCGAGGATGATCAGCATCGGGAACCAGGAAATAAGCGCGCCGAGCAGCGAGAAGCTCTCCTGCGGCGGGCGGGCGATGATCCGCACGTCCTTGGAGCGCAGCATCTCGACATATTCGCCGGCCGACTCGGGTGCGTAGGACTGGAAAGAGCCGCCGCTGTTGTACGAACCGATGATCTGCTGACCCTGGATGGTCACCTCGCGCACATCGCCCTGCTCGGCCTGGTTCAGGAACTGCGAGAAGGGAATGTCGTTCGACACGGTGCGCTGTCCCGGGCTCTGGAAGAGCTGGAACAGGGCGATCAGCAACAGGCCGATGATCACCCAAAGGGCGAAATTGCGAAAATTGGCGTTCATGAGCGGTTCCTTCACCGCGCCAAGGCGGCGGTCTGCGCTGGAAAGAAGTCCTTCAAAGCCAAGATAGGTCCGCGGGAACGGGCTGCCAAGGCGACGAAGGAGATTCACACGAAACAGGTCTCATTTTTCTTAAATTTCCCGCCAGCCGAAGGGATTTGTCCCAAGTTCCGGCCGGAACAGGCTTTCCCGCTGCGTGAGCGGGACGAGCCGCACCCCGGCAGGCGCTTCGCCGGCGAGGCCGGGACAATAGGCCGCATCAGTGGGACCAAGCAGAAGCGGTGCGCCGGCAAAGGCCTGCGGCGGCCAGTCGCCGGCCGCCTTGCGTTCGATGCCGTGCTCCGAAAGCGTCCCCAGGGGCACGACGCGAAACGCTCCGCCCCTCTCCGCCTCCACCAGGAAGCGCCGGTCGAAGACGGCCCGGCCCGGTCCCGTGAGCTCGACAGGCGCAAGGCCCTCGCGTCCCGGTTCGCGCCAGAAGACGATCTCGCCGCCGCGCCGGCGCGCCACCACGCCGGACAGCGTCGACTGCGCAACCTCGCGCGCTGCAAGCCGGTCCACGAACCCCTCCAGCCGGACGAGACGCGGCGGATAGGCCTGCCCACCGACGTCTGCCAGCAGCCTTGCGACGAGCCGCAGCAGCGTCTCGCGCGGAAGCGAGGTCAGGGCCTCGACGGACAAGCGCGCCGGACCGGCCGGATGGAAAACGGCACAGGATGCCAGCACCGCATCGACCTGATCGTCGATCGCGGCAGCAGCCGAGGCAAGACGGGCCGCCGTGGCGGCAAGGGTTGCGGCATCCAGCCCCTCGCCGGCCAGCGCCGGCATCAGCTGCCGAAGCCGCGTGCGTGCGTAAGCGGGGTCGTCGTTCGAGGGATCTTCGGCATAGGCCTCGCCCGCCGCCGAGCAGGTGGCGACGAGGCTCGCCTTGGACACCGCCAGCAGGGGCCGCAGCACGGTGACGCAAGCCCCCTCGCCGTATTGCCACAGACCGCGCGCAGGCATCGCCGCAAGACCGTAGACGCCGCTGCCGCGGGCAAGGCGCAGCAGAAAGGTCTCGGCCTGGTCGTCCAGGTGATGGGCAAGCACCAGCGCCTCGATGGCGAGATCGGAGCACGCCGTCACGAGCAGTCCCCGTCGCAGGTCGCGCGCAGCCGCCTGGCGATTGGCGGAGGGCTTGGGTGCGGTGGATGTCAGGATACGGCAGGGCAGGCCGAGCCGTTCGGCAAGAGCTGCAACGGCGCGCGCTTCCGCGGCGGCTTCGGGTCGCAGGCCATGGTCGACAGTCAGGACGTGAATCTCGGGAGGATCGGTCCTGCGCGCGCGCCAGGCGGCGACAAGCAGCAGCAGGGCCGTGGAATCCGGTCCGCCCGACACGGCCAGCGCGAGGCGGCGAAAGGGGATCAGTGCGGCAAGGAGGGCGTCGGCCTGCGTCTCGCAGACGGGCCGCACGCGGTCAGACGCAGCCACCGCTCTGCTGCTGGGCCTGGGCTTCGGCGCGGATCGAGGTCGGCGCGCCCGGATATTTGGTCAAAAGCTCGCTGAAGGTGGCGCAGGCGGCGTCCTTCTGGCCGATGCCCTTGAGCGACAGGCCGAGCTTCAGCAGGCTGTCGGTCACCTTTGAACTGTCGGGATAGTCGGTATAGCTCTTGAGGAACGCATCGGCCGCATCGCGGTACTGCTTGCGGGCATAGAGGCTTTCGCCCAGCCAGAACTGCGCATTCGCCGCCAGCGGATCGTTCGGATGCTGCTGCAGGAAGCCCTTGAAGCCGGCTTCGGCCCCGGCATAGTCGCCCGCCATGATCATCGAATAGGCACTGTCGTAGGACGCCCGCGGCGAACTGCCGGACGAGGGCGCAGAGGCCATGCCGAA belongs to Stappia indica and includes:
- the serA gene encoding phosphoglycerate dehydrogenase, with product MAPRVLISDKLSEAAVEIFRSRGVEVDYRPDLGKDKDALLAAIGEYDGLAIRSATKVTAKLLEAADRLKVVGRAGIGVDNVDIPAASAKGVIVMNTPFGNSITTAEHAIAMMFAVARQIPAADTSTQAGKWEKSRFMGAEITSKTFGLIGCGNIGSIVADRAIGLKMRVVAFDPFLSDERAIDLGVEKVDLDTLLARADVISLHTPLTEKTRNIIDAAAIAKMREGVILINCARGGLVDEAALRAALESGKVGGAGVDVFVDEPATENVLFGAPNLVCTPHLGASTTEAQENVALQVAEQMSDYLMKGAVSNALNMPSITAEEAPRLTPFVKLAELLGSFAGQLTETGLSSIRLEYEGDVAEMNIKALTAAALTGVLQPLLQTVNMVSAPVMARERGILVEEVRRAQAGAYENYIRLTVKTERQERSVAGTVFSDSKPRIIQVKGINMEAELGPHMLYVTNEDKPGFIGQLGTLLGEAGVNIATFNLGRTAPGEDAICLVEVDGEVPEAVLAKIVALPHVKQAKPLQF
- a CDS encoding phosphoserine transaminase, whose product is MTQHAEPAVRPENPRFSSGPCAKRPGWSAAALSDAPLGRSHRAKPGKVKLAEAIELTREVLQVPADYRIGIVPASDTGAVEMAMWSLLGPRGVDLLAWESFGSGWVSDAVKQLRLADTRTIEAPYGELPDLSTVDFTRDVVFTWNGTTSGVRVPDADWIPADREGLTICDATSAAFAQPLDFAKLDVVTFSWQKALGGEAAHGMLILSPRAVERLESYTPAWPMPKVFRMTKGGKLIEGIFKGETINTPSMLCVEDYIDALKWAKEIGGLKALIARADGNAGAVADWVACTDWVDFLASDPATRSNTSVCLRIVDPRVTGLDAELQAAFAKAMATALDAAGVAYDIGAYRDAPSGFRIWCGATVEQSDVEALLPWLDWAFERQLQAPGKAA
- a CDS encoding outer membrane protein codes for the protein MSSHIKKMCLAGVAIIVSSAVHAADMPIPVIEHVPEVPVVTGGWYLRGDIGYKVYQAPSVAYGPSNFANEKMDRTGMIGVGVGYKFSDYLRADVTVDYEFPAKVTGYAPCPAPCGGPGVGGFSTETADIDVLTFLVNGYIDLGTWAGFTPYVGAGIGTSYVTAKDVKFVNPNGTSGSYPGDSSWNFSWALMAGGSYELSQNWAIDAGYRYLNIGNAYSKSFSTGGANPSYKIRYEDLAAHEFRVGMRYTFNSGPAFLPEPIMAKY
- the glmM gene encoding phosphoglucosamine mutase, yielding MTRKYFGTDGIRGTANRAPMTPDIALKVGMAAGLSFRNGVHRHRVVIGKDTRLSGYMIENALVAGFTAVGLDVLLLGPMPTPAVAMLTRSVRADLGVMISASHNPYQDNGIKFFGPDGYKLSDEVESEIERLIEQDLSRQLASPSELGRAKRIDGMRDRYVEFAKRTLPREMSLAGLRIVVDCANGAAYKVAPEVLWELGAEVIAIGVDPDGYNINLKCGSTDTDALCRKVHEVRADIGIALDGDADRVIIVDENGKVVDGDQLMAVVAQSWLEDGRLAASGIVATVMSNLGLERYLGGLGLTLARTKVGDRYVVEHMRQHGYNVGGEQSGHIVLSDFATTGDGLVAALQVLACVSKLGRPVSEVCRRFDPVPQILRNVRYSGATPLDDPSVQAAIEDGRKTLGNSGRLLIRASGTEPLIRVMGEADNEDVLTGVVDRIAEAVARAAA
- the ftsH gene encoding ATP-dependent zinc metalloprotease FtsH; translation: MNANFRNFALWVIIGLLLIALFQLFQSPGQRTVSNDIPFSQFLNQAEQGDVREVTIQGQQIIGSYNSGGSFQSYAPESAGEYVEMLRSKDVRIIARPPQESFSLLGALISWFPMLIILGIWIFVMRQMQGSGGKAMGFGKSKAKLLTEAHGRVTFEDVAGIDEAKEDLQEIVEFLRDPQKFQRLGGRIPRGVLLVGPPGTGKTLTARAVAGEANVPFFTISGSDFVEMFVGVGASRVRDMFEQAKKNAPCIIFIDEIDAVGRHRGAGLGGGNDEREQTLNQLLVEMDGFEPNEGVIIIAATNRPDVLDPALLRPGRFDRQIVVPNPDVTGREKILKVHMRKVPLAPDVNVRTLARGTPGFSGADLMNLVNEAALLAARRGKRLVTMAEFEDAKDKVMMGAERRTLVMTEEEKKLTAYHEAGHALVALHMPASDPIHKATIIPRGRALGMVMRLPEKDQVSLTRAKCKADLAVAMGGRVAEEMIFGYEKVTSGASGDIQMATRLARAMATQFGMSDKLGPLLYGENQEEVFLGHSVAKSQHVSEDTQRIVDAEIKSFVNTGYETAKRVLSEHEEQLHIIANGLLEYETLSGDEIRDLLDGKPPVRETDDDHPTARASAVPKTGAKRRGEGDAPTGGMEPQPQG
- the tilS gene encoding tRNA lysidine(34) synthetase TilS translates to MAASDRVRPVCETQADALLAALIPFRRLALAVSGGPDSTALLLLVAAWRARRTDPPEIHVLTVDHGLRPEAAAEARAVAALAERLGLPCRILTSTAPKPSANRQAAARDLRRGLLVTACSDLAIEALVLAHHLDDQAETFLLRLARGSGVYGLAAMPARGLWQYGEGACVTVLRPLLAVSKASLVATCSAAGEAYAEDPSNDDPAYARTRLRQLMPALAGEGLDAATLAATAARLASAAAAIDDQVDAVLASCAVFHPAGPARLSVEALTSLPRETLLRLVARLLADVGGQAYPPRLVRLEGFVDRLAAREVAQSTLSGVVARRRGGEIVFWREPGREGLAPVELTGPGRAVFDRRFLVEAERGGAFRVVPLGTLSEHGIERKAAGDWPPQAFAGAPLLLGPTDAAYCPGLAGEAPAGVRLVPLTQRESLFRPELGTNPFGWREI